CCCATCTCACTTCATGGTTTGGGTCCCGCATGGGCCAGTGCCATTAGGGGGGAATCCCATTCCTCTGGAGAATCGCCGATTCATCGCCACATGAGTAGGATAGGCCCGTTTGCTCGATGTGTGTATGAGGCAACGAGATGGCCGTGCCGCCGATGCCAACCCGATGAGCCAGCCCGATACTCCCTCTCCGCAACCCTGCGCCGAGGCACATCAAGAACAAGACAGCGGCCTGCTCTGTCTCTTGATGCTGGCCCGGTTCTTTGACCAGCCTGCAGACGGCGGGCAGATTCGTCATCAGTTCTCGGAAACCGGCAAGAAACTCACCGAAGGGGATCTGATCAGGGCGGCAAAGTACCTGGGATTGAAAGCCGGGCAGGTGAAGGCTGACTGGTCTGAATTGCCGACCCTCCCGTTGCCGGCTGTGGCCCGCCGGAAGGACGGCCGGTTCGTCGTACTAGCTAAGGCCGAACCCGACAAGGTCCTGATTCAGGAGCCTCAAGCCGAGCGACCGGCCATCCTCACCCGCCGAGATTTTGAGGCCGCATGGTCCGGCACCCTGCTGTTGTTCACGAAACGGTCGCTCAGACGCCCTCAGGATCTCACCTTCGACTTCACCTGGTTCATTCCCGCGCTGGTGAAGCACCGATGGTTGCTGAGTGAGGTGTTGCTCGCCTCGCTCTTTTTGCAGCTCTTTGCCCTGCTGACGCCGCTCTTCACCCAGGTCGTGATCGACAAGGTGCTGGTCCACAAGGGCTTCACCACGCTCCATGTACTGGCCATCGGCATGGCCGGGTTGGCGATCTTCGACGCCCTGCTCGGAGGGTTGCGGACCTATCTGTTCTCCCACACTACCAATCGAATGGACGTGGCGCTCGGGGCGCAGTTGTTCCGCCATGTGCTGTCGTTGCCGCTCGCGTATTTCGAAGCGCGCCGCGTGGGCGATACGGTGGCGAGGATGCGCGAGCTGGAGCAGATCCGGCAATTCCTGACCGGCCATGCCGTCACGGTCGTCTTGGATCTGCTCTTCACGGCAGTCTTTCTGGGCGTGATGTGGTTCTACAGCCCCTGGCTCACGCTCATTGTGCTGGGGTCGTTGCCGCTCTATGCCGTGCTTTCGCTGGTCATCACGCCGGTCATCCGCGCGAGGCTCAACGAAAAGTTCACGCGTGGGGCCGAGAACCAAGCGTTTCTCGTCGAGGCCGTCACCGGCATTCAGACGGTGAAAGCCTTGGCGCTGGAACCGCCCCTGCAGCGGCGTTGGGACGGCCAGTTGGCGGACTATGTGAGCGCAAGTTTTCGCGCAACCAGTTTGATGACGGTCGCGAGCCAGGTCGCGGGAGTGATCCAGAAGCTCACGGTCATCGCGATCCTCTGGGCCGGGGCCTACCTGGTGATCGACGGGACCTTGAGCATCGGCCAGTTGATCGCCTTCAACATGCTGTCCGGGCAAGTGACCGGGCCGCTGCTCCGGATCGTCAACCTCTGGCAAGAGTTCCAGCAGGTCGGGGTATCGATGCAGCGCTTGGGCGATCTACTCAACAGCAGGCCGGAACCCTCCTACAACCCGAACCGGACGACCTTGCCATCCGTCAAAGGCCACGTGGTCTTCGACGAGGTCACGTTCCGCTATCGGCCGGATGGAAATGAAGTGCTGCGCAAGCTCTCGTTCTCGATCCAGCCGTGCCAGGTGATCGGCATTGTCGGCCGGTCCGGCTCGGGCAAGAGCACGATCGCGAAGCTGATCCAACGGCTCTATGTGCCGGAACGAGGCCGCGTGCTCGTGGACGGGGTGGATCTGGCGCAGGTCGATCCGGCCTGGCTGCGGCGGCAGGTCGGTGTGGTGCTGCAGGAGAACTTTCTCTTCAACCGGTCGGTGCGCGACAACATCGCCCAGGCGGACCCGGGACTGTCGATGGAGCGGGTGATTCAGGCGGCCAAGCTGGCGGGCGCCCATGAGTTCATTCTGGAACTGCCGGACGGGTACGACACGATCGTCGGCGAGCAGGGTTGTTCCCTGTCAGGAGGCCAACGCCAACGGATCGCGATCGCGCGCGCGTTGGTCGCCAATCCCCGCATCTTGATTTTTGACGAAGCGACCAGTGCGCTCGACTACGAGTCCGAGGCGGTCATCCAGCGCAACATGGCGCAGATCTGCCAGGGGCGCACGGTGCTGATCATCGCGCACAGGCTGAGCACGGTGCGATCAGCCCAACGCATTCTGGTAATGGATAGGGGCGAGATCGTGGAGCAGGGGACGCATGAGGACCTGATCAACCACAACGGGGCCTACGCGCGGCTCTGCCGCTATCAGCCGGCGAATCAGGAAGCAGCCTGATATCGATAGAATCAGTAGCTTAGATAACATAACTTCTACAAACACTTTATGGTATGGAATAGGATCTCGCG
The DNA window shown above is from Nitrospira tepida and carries:
- a CDS encoding type I secretion system permease/ATPase, with translation MSQPDTPSPQPCAEAHQEQDSGLLCLLMLARFFDQPADGGQIRHQFSETGKKLTEGDLIRAAKYLGLKAGQVKADWSELPTLPLPAVARRKDGRFVVLAKAEPDKVLIQEPQAERPAILTRRDFEAAWSGTLLLFTKRSLRRPQDLTFDFTWFIPALVKHRWLLSEVLLASLFLQLFALLTPLFTQVVIDKVLVHKGFTTLHVLAIGMAGLAIFDALLGGLRTYLFSHTTNRMDVALGAQLFRHVLSLPLAYFEARRVGDTVARMRELEQIRQFLTGHAVTVVLDLLFTAVFLGVMWFYSPWLTLIVLGSLPLYAVLSLVITPVIRARLNEKFTRGAENQAFLVEAVTGIQTVKALALEPPLQRRWDGQLADYVSASFRATSLMTVASQVAGVIQKLTVIAILWAGAYLVIDGTLSIGQLIAFNMLSGQVTGPLLRIVNLWQEFQQVGVSMQRLGDLLNSRPEPSYNPNRTTLPSVKGHVVFDEVTFRYRPDGNEVLRKLSFSIQPCQVIGIVGRSGSGKSTIAKLIQRLYVPERGRVLVDGVDLAQVDPAWLRRQVGVVLQENFLFNRSVRDNIAQADPGLSMERVIQAAKLAGAHEFILELPDGYDTIVGEQGCSLSGGQRQRIAIARALVANPRILIFDEATSALDYESEAVIQRNMAQICQGRTVLIIAHRLSTVRSAQRILVMDRGEIVEQGTHEDLINHNGAYARLCRYQPANQEAA